A genome region from Fibrobacter sp. includes the following:
- a CDS encoding class I SAM-dependent methyltransferase, protein MDIPRIFNISESAHRIHNPFTPKKLATLGSALRLKAGTRILDLGSGSGEMLCTWARDYGIFGTGIDMSHLFTEQAKLRAEELGVADKVKFIHADASGYVSKEKVGVASCLGATWIGGGVAGTIDLLTKSLTPGGIILIGEPYWRQLPPSEEVARNCDANSISDFHSLPELIGSFGDLGYDVIEMVLADQDSWDRYEAAKWFTMRLWLEANPDDDFGKEVRTLLNSEPKRYAAYTREYLGWGVFALMKR, encoded by the coding sequence ATGGACATCCCAAGAATATTCAACATTTCCGAAAGTGCTCATCGTATCCATAACCCCTTCACTCCCAAAAAGCTGGCAACTCTCGGCTCTGCGCTGCGTCTGAAAGCAGGAACCCGAATACTTGATTTAGGCAGCGGTTCGGGAGAGATGCTGTGTACCTGGGCACGTGATTACGGTATTTTCGGCACAGGTATCGACATGAGCCACCTGTTCACAGAACAAGCGAAACTTCGCGCTGAAGAACTTGGTGTCGCCGATAAAGTCAAGTTTATCCATGCCGATGCTTCCGGCTATGTTTCCAAAGAAAAAGTCGGTGTGGCATCCTGTCTCGGTGCCACATGGATCGGAGGAGGTGTAGCAGGTACCATCGATCTATTGACGAAAAGCCTGACCCCCGGAGGAATCATTCTTATCGGCGAGCCCTATTGGCGTCAGTTGCCACCATCAGAAGAGGTTGCCAGGAATTGCGATGCCAATTCAATATCCGACTTTCATTCCCTTCCGGAACTGATTGGATCTTTCGGCGATCTCGGTTACGATGTCATAGAAATGGTATTAGCAGACCAGGACAGTTGGGACAGATACGAGGCTGCCAAATGGTTTACCATGCGTCTATGGCTCGAAGCAAATCCCGATGATGATTTCGGGAAAGAGGTTCGGACCCTGTTGAACTCAGAACCCAAACGCTACGCGGCGTACACACGTGAATACCTGGGATGGGGTGTGTTTGCACTGATGAAACGGTGA
- a CDS encoding DUF3795 domain-containing protein — protein sequence MPLRIIPDERRTTIKDIAPCGMNCSVCFAAMRKKGKHCPGCRGGDIDKAKSCISYRIRNCNRLNRNAKYCYSCDIFPCFRLKQLDVRYQEKYSMSMIENLNRIEHAGIREFVRSENERWICTSCGKKLCVHNANYPDCGHPWR from the coding sequence ATGCCTTTACGCATAATACCCGATGAGCGCAGAACGACAATTAAAGACATTGCTCCATGCGGTATGAACTGTAGTGTCTGTTTTGCCGCCATGCGAAAAAAAGGGAAACACTGTCCGGGATGTCGTGGTGGAGATATTGATAAAGCCAAATCTTGTATTTCGTACCGGATTCGAAATTGCAACCGGTTAAACAGGAATGCCAAATATTGCTACTCCTGTGATATTTTCCCGTGTTTTAGATTAAAACAGCTCGACGTCCGATACCAGGAGAAATACAGTATGAGTATGATTGAGAATCTCAATCGTATTGAGCATGCCGGAATCCGTGAGTTTGTACGCAGTGAAAATGAACGATGGATTTGCACATCATGCGGGAAAAAACTTTGCGTTCACAATGCCAATTACCCAGATTGCGGACATCCCTGGCGTTAA
- a CDS encoding T9SS type A sorting domain-containing protein: MSIKKVCAVALALLAIGSSMAWGQCDVFTTSTIRNCNGIDYELWSQNNRGNVSMKITGGSTNPNGGTFEATWSGTENVLFRAGKKWGQSSTTTTKSIGNITLDFEATWTSSDNVKMLGVYGWAFYPSGSVPANFSNQIEYYIIQDRGSYNPASGGTNAQKKGEGTIDGILYEFWVCDRINQPMLTGNGNFKQYFSVPKSTGSHRTKGMISVSKHFDAWDKAGMKMMDCPLYEVAMKVESYTGSPNGNGSAKVTKNLLTLGGSSGGDEFTLVTNVSPNGAGTVTRNPNNSYFAKGTSVQLTVTANTGYKFIGWEGDASGSTSPVTVTMNKDLTVTAKFQLESGDGTVNLLKDGNFPSSSVISTGDDSSWKLGQGQYWGDSQASSSVSNGTAAINVTTTGSEPYQPQLVQYGLALDEGVMYKLTFKARASAARKIQVSFQMATDPYTTYAEKEFDLTTTDQEYQFVFTMSNASDLSSQFAFNLGQATGTVYISDAKLVHTATSIHRGHSSVATRGGMSLVSVKGRTLNVSPVDGSRLQVRVLDVNGKVVASYKANDAASYSLSNISAGRYFVYVTGMGVKQFTPITLK; this comes from the coding sequence ATGAGTATCAAAAAAGTATGTGCCGTGGCGCTTGCGTTACTGGCTATCGGGTCTTCAATGGCCTGGGGGCAGTGCGATGTGTTTACTACCAGTACAATAAGAAATTGTAATGGTATTGACTATGAACTCTGGAGTCAGAACAACAGAGGAAATGTCAGCATGAAGATCACAGGAGGCAGCACTAACCCCAATGGGGGGACGTTTGAGGCTACGTGGAGCGGTACGGAGAATGTTCTTTTCCGCGCCGGTAAAAAATGGGGACAATCAAGCACCACAACTACCAAATCGATCGGTAACATAACTCTCGATTTTGAGGCGACATGGACTTCCAGCGACAATGTAAAAATGCTTGGCGTATATGGCTGGGCTTTTTATCCCTCAGGAAGCGTGCCGGCAAATTTCTCCAATCAGATTGAGTACTACATTATTCAGGACCGCGGCAGCTATAACCCGGCTTCCGGCGGCACCAACGCCCAAAAAAAGGGTGAGGGCACAATCGATGGTATTCTTTATGAATTTTGGGTTTGCGACAGGATCAACCAGCCCATGCTGACCGGCAACGGCAACTTCAAGCAGTACTTCAGCGTTCCAAAGAGCACCGGCAGCCACAGAACAAAAGGAATGATCTCCGTTTCCAAGCACTTTGATGCGTGGGACAAAGCCGGTATGAAGATGATGGATTGTCCGTTGTACGAAGTCGCGATGAAAGTTGAATCCTATACCGGTTCGCCAAATGGCAACGGCTCGGCGAAAGTAACAAAGAATCTTCTAACTCTTGGCGGCAGCAGCGGTGGTGATGAGTTTACTCTTGTGACGAACGTTTCTCCAAACGGTGCGGGAACGGTGACCAGAAACCCGAACAACAGCTACTTTGCCAAAGGCACATCCGTCCAGCTCACAGTCACTGCCAACACCGGTTATAAGTTTATTGGCTGGGAGGGTGACGCCTCGGGTTCTACAAGCCCGGTTACCGTTACAATGAACAAAGACCTTACCGTTACAGCGAAGTTCCAGTTGGAATCGGGGGATGGCACGGTCAACCTTTTAAAGGACGGTAACTTCCCGAGCAGCAGTGTTATCTCAACAGGTGATGACTCGTCATGGAAGCTGGGGCAGGGTCAATACTGGGGTGATTCCCAGGCATCGTCGAGCGTAAGCAACGGAACCGCGGCGATAAACGTTACCACCACCGGATCTGAACCCTATCAGCCGCAGCTTGTTCAGTACGGTTTGGCTCTTGATGAAGGTGTGATGTACAAGCTTACCTTCAAGGCAAGAGCATCGGCGGCAAGGAAGATCCAGGTCTCGTTCCAGATGGCAACAGACCCCTATACAACTTATGCCGAGAAGGAGTTCGACCTTACCACGACCGATCAGGAATACCAGTTTGTGTTCACTATGAGCAACGCAAGCGACCTGTCGTCACAGTTCGCGTTCAATCTGGGTCAGGCGACAGGCACCGTCTATATCAGTGACGCTAAACTGGTACACACTGCAACATCAATACACCGCGGCCACAGCTCAGTAGCGACCCGCGGCGGCATGTCGCTGGTATCCGTAAAGGGCAGAACCCTGAACGTCTCGCCGGTTGACGGTTCCAGACTGCAGGTCAGGGTATTGGACGTAAATGGCAAGGTAGTAGCCAGTTACAAGGCAAATGATGCGGCATCTTACTCGTTATCAAATATCTCCGCAGGCCGGTACTTTGTTTATGTTACAGGCATGGGAGTAAAACAATTCACGCCGATTACCTTGAAATAA
- a CDS encoding class I SAM-dependent methyltransferase, translating into MEKVKSHFEEEANEFDRVILKLIPFYEQMIEALILSIPFRKDDPIKVIDLGCGTGTIACKIKEAFPGAHIFCLDIAENMIKMTQIKLGGDKNIDYHTGDFYSFDFDKKYDVIISSLALHHLAEDEDKKAFYQKIYSALTDRGVFYNADVVLGSNNHLQELYMSKWKEFMKRNVPVDEIENKWMMKYKEEDRPTSLMKHIKWLEEIGFKNVDVVWKCYNYAVYGGYK; encoded by the coding sequence ATTGAGAAGGTAAAAAGTCATTTTGAGGAAGAAGCAAACGAATTTGATCGGGTTATTTTAAAGTTGATACCTTTCTATGAGCAAATGATAGAAGCCTTGATCCTTTCGATTCCTTTTAGAAAAGATGATCCAATTAAAGTTATCGATTTAGGATGCGGGACAGGGACTATCGCGTGTAAAATAAAAGAGGCATTTCCCGGCGCTCATATTTTTTGTTTAGATATAGCAGAGAATATGATAAAGATGACACAGATAAAATTAGGAGGGGATAAAAATATTGACTATCACACAGGAGACTTTTACAGCTTTGATTTTGATAAGAAGTATGATGTGATAATATCTTCTCTGGCCCTGCATCATTTGGCGGAAGATGAAGATAAAAAAGCTTTTTATCAAAAGATTTATAGCGCATTAACAGACAGAGGCGTTTTTTATAATGCCGACGTGGTTTTAGGTTCCAACAATCATTTGCAAGAGCTGTATATGTCAAAATGGAAAGAATTTATGAAAAGAAATGTTCCTGTGGATGAGATTGAGAACAAGTGGATGATGAAATACAAAGAGGAGGACAGACCAACCAGTTTAATGAAGCATATTAAGTGGTTGGAAGAGATAGGGTTTAAAAACGTTGATGTGGTATGGAAATGTTATAATTATGCTGTTTATGGAGGGTATAAATAA
- a CDS encoding carbohydrate-binding domain-containing protein gives MRKITVCSAILLCGILFFTAAQQISLSGKIIDKQTREGISGVIVAMKSSGLSDVSGPDGSFALVTSSATNPFHPGKNTNPFVIKNNALVFSSGPDNEQLKRVELFSINGKKIFTLLPDNPDNSHQTVSIPQLSPGLTCIRIVTSRSTFTGTLFSTGTSVNFKNGMFSSGNSTLAVPHAKEVADIFQAFDTLIASKDGYLTGSFPVTGAFQQDIIIEMEKTGSYTEIHLLTDRIEVSGPGALVNGTEVTVMSSGTYHIDGPLTDGRIVVNTEDKNDVILVLKGVDIGNSSTSPLFVQKAKNTIVELAEGTENKFSDPQNYTLFFEDDEPKATIYSKDDLVFQGSGKLVINANYKDAIAGKDKLTIIGGNFVINSADDGIRGKDKLVIRGGTFDITARGDGLKSSDSGNVSTGIVLIEDGDIKIRSNGDGIDAANYVEINGGKFDIISGGGSDTFKDGKQYDSDVSAKGIKAENNIVITDGTFNINSADDGIHSDQLAVIKGGVFTISSGDDGIHTDSLLTIDNGEINIVRCYEGLEGFAMVINDGKITVNAYDDGINVALKSTSENPGGGQFGIEPSSHDHLLQINGGYVVVYCTIGDCLDSNGDIEINGGVVILHGPDPKIGDARVEGPFDVGFDFSNPNEYYVLVNGGYVLAAGSAANYQMAYPPTQNSKQNCLVAAFNETVNVGTPISLRGSNGETVFTFEPATNYQYVVFSSPDLTAGTYTFYYGGSVSGGTKEHGIYKGESYSPGTALADNFQVSSRITSIGRRLSSGFGF, from the coding sequence ATGAGAAAAATTACAGTCTGTTCAGCTATTCTCTTATGCGGTATTCTTTTCTTTACTGCAGCCCAGCAGATCTCACTGTCCGGAAAAATTATTGACAAACAAACCCGGGAGGGGATATCCGGTGTAATTGTAGCGATGAAATCCAGCGGGCTCTCGGATGTTTCGGGTCCTGATGGCTCCTTTGCCCTTGTTACCTCTTCTGCCACGAATCCTTTTCATCCAGGTAAAAACACCAATCCCTTTGTCATTAAAAACAATGCTCTTGTTTTTTCTTCCGGCCCTGATAATGAACAGCTCAAACGGGTGGAACTGTTTTCAATAAACGGTAAAAAGATCTTTACACTTCTACCGGACAACCCTGATAATAGCCATCAGACAGTCTCAATTCCCCAGTTAAGTCCGGGACTTACCTGTATAAGAATTGTTACCAGCCGCAGCACATTTACAGGTACACTCTTTTCCACCGGAACGAGTGTCAATTTCAAAAATGGTATGTTTTCTTCCGGCAACAGCACTCTGGCCGTGCCACATGCAAAGGAAGTAGCTGATATTTTCCAGGCATTTGATACTCTTATAGCATCGAAGGACGGGTACCTGACCGGAAGCTTTCCTGTGACCGGTGCTTTCCAGCAGGACATTATCATCGAGATGGAGAAAACCGGCTCTTATACAGAGATTCATCTTTTAACTGACAGAATAGAGGTATCCGGACCTGGTGCACTTGTTAACGGTACCGAAGTCACTGTGATGTCATCTGGGACTTACCATATAGACGGGCCACTGACCGACGGGCGAATAGTGGTGAATACAGAGGATAAAAATGATGTGATCCTTGTCCTCAAGGGAGTGGACATAGGCAACTCTTCCACCTCTCCACTGTTTGTCCAGAAAGCAAAAAACACGATTGTTGAACTGGCTGAAGGGACCGAGAACAAATTCAGTGATCCTCAAAACTACACCCTCTTTTTCGAAGATGATGAGCCCAAAGCCACAATTTACAGTAAAGATGATCTTGTTTTCCAGGGGAGCGGAAAGCTGGTTATCAATGCCAATTACAAGGATGCGATTGCGGGTAAAGATAAACTTACCATCATTGGAGGTAACTTTGTCATAAACTCCGCTGATGATGGCATAAGGGGAAAGGACAAACTTGTTATTCGTGGTGGAACTTTTGATATAACTGCAAGGGGTGATGGTTTAAAGTCCTCAGACAGCGGAAATGTGTCAACTGGAATTGTGTTAATCGAAGACGGTGACATAAAGATCAGAAGTAACGGGGATGGTATCGATGCAGCCAACTATGTGGAAATAAACGGCGGAAAATTTGACATAATTTCAGGTGGAGGCAGCGATACATTCAAAGATGGGAAGCAATACGACAGTGACGTAAGCGCAAAGGGAATAAAGGCTGAAAACAATATAGTCATTACAGATGGTACGTTTAACATTAACTCGGCAGATGACGGTATTCATTCGGACCAGCTTGCTGTAATTAAAGGCGGAGTATTTACAATCTCATCCGGTGATGACGGAATACATACGGATTCCTTGCTGACTATCGATAATGGGGAAATCAATATTGTAAGATGCTACGAGGGTCTTGAGGGGTTTGCGATGGTAATCAATGATGGAAAGATAACGGTTAATGCCTACGATGATGGTATAAATGTGGCACTGAAAAGTACCTCAGAAAACCCCGGTGGTGGTCAATTTGGCATCGAGCCAAGTTCGCATGATCATCTCTTGCAGATCAATGGAGGATACGTTGTTGTTTATTGCACCATTGGCGACTGTCTCGATTCCAATGGAGACATAGAGATTAACGGCGGTGTCGTGATTCTTCATGGACCCGATCCTAAAATTGGAGATGCACGTGTGGAGGGTCCTTTTGATGTGGGTTTCGATTTTTCCAATCCGAATGAGTACTACGTACTTGTAAACGGAGGATATGTCCTGGCCGCAGGCTCTGCGGCCAATTACCAGATGGCCTATCCACCAACTCAGAATTCAAAGCAGAACTGCCTGGTAGCTGCATTTAATGAGACGGTTAATGTTGGCACCCCGATAAGTCTCAGGGGATCAAACGGCGAAACTGTCTTTACGTTTGAACCAGCCACAAACTACCAGTATGTCGTTTTTTCATCGCCCGATTTGACTGCCGGCACCTATACTTTCTACTACGGCGGCAGTGTTTCAGGCGGGACAAAGGAACATGGGATATACAAAGGAGAAAGCTATTCACCCGGCACCGCGCTTGCAGACAACTTCCAGGTGTCATCGAGGATAACCTCAATTGGAAGAAGATTGAGTAGTGGGTTTGGTTTTTAA
- a CDS encoding DUF4332 domain-containing protein: MRISLGQYKDQLKKRSFIPSRQILKDEADIHFNAFQKADIKNLQQLFSIISNKKTKVELLKDKDISEEYLTILLRELKSIQSKPLKLSEFNWISQDVIKKFEKEGISNTKVLYERLGRACDRKKFLNETDIDEEKVIDLLKLSDLVRIQWVNSTFAHILSISGFDTVKKVSMANHDDLYNKITKKNEELKLYKGKIGLNDMKLCIEAAKTLPVELEL; this comes from the coding sequence TTGCGAATATCTCTCGGTCAATATAAAGACCAGCTAAAAAAGAGAAGTTTCATCCCAAGCAGGCAGATCTTAAAGGACGAAGCTGATATTCATTTTAATGCTTTTCAAAAAGCTGATATTAAAAATCTTCAACAGCTATTTTCAATTATTAGCAACAAGAAGACAAAAGTTGAATTATTGAAAGATAAAGACATTTCAGAAGAATATTTAACCATTTTACTGCGTGAATTAAAAAGCATTCAATCAAAACCACTGAAGTTATCAGAGTTTAATTGGATTTCTCAAGATGTTATTAAAAAATTTGAAAAGGAAGGCATTTCAAATACAAAAGTTTTGTACGAAAGACTTGGCCGGGCATGTGATAGAAAGAAATTCCTAAATGAAACAGATATTGATGAAGAAAAAGTGATTGATTTGTTGAAATTAAGTGATTTAGTAAGAATTCAGTGGGTTAATTCAACATTTGCGCATATACTTTCAATTTCTGGATTTGACACAGTCAAGAAAGTGTCAATGGCTAATCATGATGATTTGTATAATAAAATTACCAAAAAAAATGAAGAGCTAAAACTGTATAAAGGAAAGATTGGTTTGAATGACATGAAATTATGTATCGAAGCCGCAAAAACGCTTCCTGTAGAATTAGAACTATGA
- a CDS encoding histidine phosphatase family protein codes for MRSATKIYAVRHGETEWNKIEKQQGHLNSNLTDLGRLQAKAIGDGLRKIRFDNFYTSDLGRAIETSEIISGIIGKDFITDFRLRERNLGILQELTKNVFQRKYPDEWIKFTSNDPEYVLPNGESIRQRHERAIKCIEEISSHNLDKTILIVSHGGTLMSMFHRALNLPLNQKRSFSLYNGSINVFSISDKMEWNLEVWGDTHHLEKYGLETLDDN; via the coding sequence ATGAGATCGGCAACCAAAATATATGCTGTACGACATGGTGAAACTGAATGGAACAAAATTGAAAAACAACAGGGACATCTCAATAGTAACCTGACAGATCTTGGCAGGTTACAGGCAAAAGCTATCGGTGATGGTTTGCGTAAAATACGTTTTGACAATTTTTACACAAGTGATCTTGGGCGTGCTATTGAGACATCAGAGATAATTTCAGGTATTATCGGGAAAGACTTTATCACTGATTTCAGATTAAGGGAAAGAAATCTGGGAATTCTTCAGGAGCTTACAAAAAATGTATTTCAAAGAAAGTATCCTGATGAATGGATAAAATTTACATCAAATGATCCTGAATATGTTTTACCCAATGGAGAATCAATCAGGCAAAGACATGAGAGAGCAATAAAGTGTATCGAAGAGATATCCTCACACAATTTAGATAAGACTATCTTAATCGTTTCGCATGGTGGAACTTTGATGAGTATGTTTCACAGGGCATTAAATTTACCATTGAACCAGAAAAGATCTTTCTCCCTGTATAATGGAAGCATAAACGTTTTCTCGATATCTGACAAAATGGAATGGAATCTTGAGGTATGGGGAGATACTCACCATCTGGAAAAATATGGTCTTGAGACACTGGATGACAATTAA
- a CDS encoding RDD family protein, whose amino-acid sequence MEYLDQIIKISLYSPASFFMSLALHSFLILFVAIPVLMFSLHPKKRAFNVSITASLFPLFCSLAGFTICLIQTYKDLQHLPKQFIATAYKNQMQVVYSSLWPSILTIIFLTLSGLAYRFIPKKSSTDMQSKEQVILASRDTRFLGALIDGLIFNLSFLPLLFAIVKGKFIQNISIFQQIILPSVSILTFITINAYLLHKNGQTIAKKVLGIKIVDYKSHTIANVFRIIFLRYGSLVLLSLLSVVGKFLGLINPLFIFGKEKRCLHDLIARTKVVNT is encoded by the coding sequence ATGGAATACTTAGATCAAATAATTAAAATCAGCCTTTATAGCCCGGCTTCTTTTTTTATGTCTCTTGCATTACATTCCTTCTTAATTCTTTTTGTTGCAATACCTGTTTTGATGTTCTCACTGCATCCCAAAAAACGGGCCTTTAATGTCTCTATTACAGCCTCGTTATTCCCATTATTCTGTAGTCTGGCAGGATTCACAATTTGTCTTATACAAACATACAAGGATCTTCAACATTTACCCAAACAATTTATAGCTACAGCATATAAAAACCAAATGCAAGTAGTGTATTCTTCATTGTGGCCATCTATTTTGACTATTATTTTTTTGACTCTCTCAGGTTTAGCTTACAGATTTATTCCAAAGAAATCAAGTACAGATATGCAGTCAAAAGAGCAGGTAATACTAGCCTCCCGTGACACAAGGTTTCTTGGAGCATTAATTGACGGATTAATATTCAACCTTTCTTTTCTACCATTATTATTTGCAATTGTAAAGGGCAAATTCATTCAGAATATATCAATATTTCAACAAATCATTCTCCCTTCAGTCAGCATTTTGACCTTTATCACAATTAATGCTTACTTATTACATAAGAACGGTCAAACTATCGCAAAAAAAGTACTTGGAATTAAAATAGTTGACTACAAGTCACATACAATTGCGAATGTGTTCAGAATAATCTTTTTACGATATGGTTCTTTAGTGTTATTAAGTCTGTTATCAGTTGTTGGGAAGTTTTTAGGATTGATAAATCCCCTTTTTATTTTTGGGAAAGAGAAGCGATGTCTCCATGATCTAATCGCAAGAACTAAAGTTGTAAATACTTGA
- a CDS encoding glycoside hydrolase family 88 protein — protein sequence MAGVVLMCTVLLFSSVIGQELPSKEQIISKMKLANDYFMQKWPDPCNSCLVGNRPSNIWTRAVYYEGSMAYYELSKDISALNHAVNWGEFHGWNMRSGTTTTNADNQCAGQIYIDLYRMDQKQERISNIKTCIDRMVISESDNHWTWIDAIQMAMPVFAKLGVQYSDTRYFDKMYRLYNYPKTTLGLYNKTDRLWWRDASFKNQKTSSGKNIYWSRGNGWVFAALVRVLSELPDTDPYRTEYLDIFTEMAGALASVQRDDGFWNENLADPEHFGGPEITGTGLFVYGFAWGVNNGVLSRTEYMPVIVKAWKAISDSAIFPDGRLGYVQGTGDSPGDNGAGVTNVTPSRNIIPDFDDFGLGCVLLAGSEVAKLADNPTAVKGTHLYPVSKQVSAWKLTGPLTCRQFTSNRHPARVITLSGELVKKVHGGKGVGSGVYVGK from the coding sequence ATGGCAGGCGTTGTTCTTATGTGTACTGTCCTGTTGTTTTCTTCTGTTATCGGCCAGGAGCTGCCCTCAAAGGAGCAAATTATAAGTAAAATGAAGCTTGCCAATGACTATTTCATGCAGAAATGGCCTGACCCCTGCAACAGTTGCCTCGTGGGTAACCGTCCCAGCAATATCTGGACAAGGGCAGTGTATTACGAAGGAAGCATGGCTTATTATGAATTAAGTAAGGATATCTCAGCTCTGAATCATGCCGTAAACTGGGGAGAATTTCATGGCTGGAACATGAGAAGCGGGACAACAACCACCAATGCGGACAACCAGTGCGCAGGGCAGATATATATAGATCTCTACAGGATGGATCAGAAGCAGGAGCGTATCTCCAATATAAAGACTTGTATCGACAGGATGGTGATCTCAGAAAGCGATAACCACTGGACCTGGATTGATGCGATTCAGATGGCGATGCCGGTATTTGCAAAACTGGGTGTTCAGTACAGTGATACCCGGTATTTTGACAAGATGTACAGGCTTTACAACTATCCTAAAACAACCCTGGGGCTCTATAATAAAACTGACCGACTCTGGTGGAGGGATGCTTCCTTTAAAAACCAGAAGACCTCTTCAGGGAAAAATATCTACTGGTCACGGGGCAACGGATGGGTCTTTGCCGCACTGGTACGCGTATTAAGCGAACTTCCGGATACAGATCCTTACAGGACAGAATACCTGGATATTTTCACAGAGATGGCAGGAGCGCTTGCTTCTGTGCAGCGCGATGACGGGTTCTGGAATGAAAACCTGGCCGATCCGGAGCATTTCGGCGGTCCGGAGATTACCGGCACAGGGCTTTTTGTTTACGGTTTTGCCTGGGGAGTAAACAATGGAGTGCTTTCCAGAACAGAGTATATGCCGGTGATTGTCAAGGCCTGGAAAGCAATCTCTGATAGTGCGATTTTCCCAGATGGAAGGCTGGGTTATGTGCAGGGAACAGGTGATTCCCCCGGAGACAACGGCGCCGGTGTAACAAATGTAACCCCGTCAAGGAATATTATCCCTGATTTCGATGATTTCGGTCTGGGATGTGTGCTCCTTGCAGGCAGTGAGGTGGCAAAACTGGCGGACAACCCGACTGCCGTGAAAGGGACACATCTTTACCCGGTATCAAAGCAGGTTTCTGCATGGAAATTAACCGGGCCCCTGACTTGCCGTCAATTTACAAGCAATCGTCACCCGGCAAGAGTTATTACGCTCTCGGGGGAGCTTGTGAAGAAGGTGCACGGTGGGAAGGGTGTGGGTAGTGGGGTGTATGTGGGGAAGTGA